The following are encoded in a window of Psychrobacter sp. P11F6 genomic DNA:
- the parE gene encoding DNA topoisomerase IV subunit B, translating into MSQYNAQSLEVLEGLEPVRRRPGMYTDTTRPNHLAQEVIDNSVDEALAGYAKTLKVQLHSDGSLSVEDDGRGMPTDIHPEFNQSGIELILTRLHAGGKFSTSNYEVSGGLHGVGISVVNALSTRVEVTVWRDSTQFDMAFENGAPVTPLTEAISSNKRKRGTRVHFWADGRFFDTPKFNVKQLKHNLKAKAVLAAGLTIEFVDDINNEKVVWQFTDGVVEYLSEQLDGLETLPEAPFYYNYDAKAGERAAITFALSWLPDGGTPIQESYVNLIPTAQGGTHVNGLRTGILEALREFCDIHNLLPRSVKLTAEDVWDGVNYILSLKFSEPQFSGQTKERLSSREAAAAVQTLAKDAFSLWLNQHADMGAQIAELAINKAGRRLKSAKKVARKKITQGPALPGKLADCRGDLRDGAELFLVEGDSAGGSAKQARDRHYQAILPLRGKILNTWEVSSDTVLSSQEIHDIAIAIGVDPASDDLSELRYDKVCILADADSDGLHIATLICALFVKHFPVLVDAGHLFVAMPPLYRVDVGKEVHYALDEPELQHILANVPGNKKAQITRFKGLGEMSAEQLRETTMNRDTRRLVQLDMDDMVLTNSVMDMLLAKKRAADRKVWLENKGNLADIS; encoded by the coding sequence GTGAGTCAATATAATGCGCAATCGTTAGAAGTTTTAGAAGGGCTTGAGCCAGTACGTCGTCGCCCAGGTATGTATACCGATACCACGCGCCCGAACCATCTGGCGCAAGAGGTCATTGATAACTCCGTCGATGAAGCGTTGGCGGGTTATGCGAAAACCCTCAAGGTGCAACTGCATAGTGATGGCTCGTTGTCTGTCGAAGATGATGGGCGTGGTATGCCGACTGATATTCATCCTGAGTTTAATCAGTCAGGGATTGAGCTGATTTTAACTCGTTTGCATGCTGGTGGGAAGTTTTCGACTTCTAATTATGAGGTGTCAGGCGGTCTGCATGGTGTGGGTATCTCTGTCGTCAATGCTTTATCCACACGCGTCGAAGTGACGGTATGGCGTGATAGTACACAGTTTGATATGGCGTTTGAAAATGGCGCACCAGTTACGCCGTTAACTGAAGCAATCAGCTCAAACAAACGCAAACGTGGTACCAGAGTACATTTTTGGGCAGATGGTCGCTTTTTTGATACGCCTAAATTTAATGTCAAGCAGCTCAAGCACAATCTAAAAGCCAAAGCGGTATTGGCCGCTGGATTGACGATTGAATTTGTCGATGATATTAATAATGAAAAGGTGGTTTGGCAGTTTACTGACGGAGTGGTCGAATATCTAAGCGAACAGTTGGATGGTTTAGAAACCTTACCTGAAGCACCGTTTTATTATAATTACGATGCGAAAGCGGGCGAACGTGCTGCTATTACCTTTGCCTTGTCTTGGTTGCCTGATGGTGGCACGCCGATTCAAGAAAGTTATGTGAACCTTATCCCTACGGCTCAGGGCGGTACGCACGTCAATGGTCTGCGAACGGGTATCTTAGAGGCATTGCGTGAGTTTTGCGATATTCATAATTTGCTACCACGTAGTGTCAAGCTAACGGCAGAAGATGTCTGGGATGGGGTGAACTATATCCTATCGCTTAAATTTTCTGAGCCGCAATTTTCTGGACAGACCAAAGAGCGTTTATCCAGTCGTGAGGCGGCGGCAGCGGTACAAACATTGGCAAAAGATGCCTTTAGTTTATGGTTAAATCAGCATGCGGATATGGGCGCGCAGATTGCAGAGCTCGCCATTAATAAGGCAGGACGTCGTCTTAAATCTGCGAAAAAAGTCGCACGTAAAAAAATTACCCAAGGTCCTGCTTTACCGGGTAAGTTAGCCGATTGCCGTGGTGACTTACGCGATGGGGCAGAGCTATTCTTGGTAGAAGGTGATTCTGCCGGTGGTAGTGCTAAGCAAGCTCGCGACCGTCATTATCAAGCGATATTACCGCTGCGTGGTAAGATTTTGAATACGTGGGAGGTCTCATCAGATACGGTGCTTTCAAGCCAAGAGATTCATGATATCGCCATTGCTATCGGTGTCGATCCGGCATCTGATGATTTGTCTGAGCTGCGGTATGACAAAGTGTGTATCTTAGCGGATGCGGATTCTGATGGTCTGCATATCGCCACGTTGATCTGCGCTTTGTTTGTTAAGCATTTTCCTGTCTTGGTGGATGCGGGTCATTTATTTGTCGCCATGCCGCCGTTATATCGAGTAGACGTGGGCAAAGAGGTGCATTATGCGTTAGATGAGCCTGAGCTTCAGCATATTTTGGCCAATGTGCCGGGCAATAAAAAAGCGCAGATTACCCGTTTTAAAGGCTTGGGTGAAATGAGTGCAGAGCAGTTACGTGAGACGACCATGAACCGTGATACTCGGCGTTTAGTTCAGCTAGATATGGATGACATGGTGTTGACTAATAGCGTGATGGATATGCTGTTGGCTAAAAAACGGGCTGCTGATCGCAAGGTTTGGCTTGAGAATAAAGGCAATTTGGCTGACATATCCTAA
- a CDS encoding YqiA/YcfP family alpha/beta fold hydrolase codes for MNLIYIHGLDSDANSTKGMLLEKYCQHHHPDINVLRPDLNKSPQDVFDKLISLVEEWGSDSKVVFVGSSLGGYFSTLVSNHTGCAALLLNPSTQPHITLQRFANELLANTDGEGEVLNNEILHTTAGGWNITHSDLQWFADHQLSEVHYPKKIAVFIKEGDELLNPELSKAFYQQQGSTVILQAGGDHRFSDFGEQLPMVINMLQDLVRV; via the coding sequence GTGAACTTGATTTATATCCATGGACTGGACAGTGATGCGAACTCTACCAAGGGAATGCTATTAGAAAAATACTGCCAGCATCATCACCCTGATATTAATGTACTGCGTCCCGATTTGAATAAATCGCCACAAGACGTGTTCGATAAACTGATAAGTCTAGTTGAGGAATGGGGCAGCGACTCAAAAGTTGTATTCGTTGGTAGCTCATTGGGTGGCTATTTTTCTACCTTGGTGAGCAATCATACAGGCTGTGCGGCTTTACTATTAAATCCTAGTACGCAGCCACATATTACGCTGCAGCGTTTTGCTAATGAGTTGTTGGCAAATACTGATGGGGAAGGTGAGGTGTTAAACAATGAAATTCTGCATACCACAGCGGGCGGTTGGAATATTACTCACTCAGATTTGCAATGGTTTGCAGATCATCAGTTATCAGAAGTTCATTATCCTAAAAAAATTGCTGTATTTATTAAAGAAGGCGATGAGTTATTAAATCCTGAATTGTCTAAAGCCTTTTATCAACAGCAAGGGAGTACGGTTATTTTACAAGCGGGTGGCGATCATCGGTTTAGTGACTTTGGTGAGCAGTTGCCGATGGTGATAAATATGCTACAAGATTTAGTACGAGTCTAA
- a CDS encoding DUF1289 domain-containing protein: protein MNQQFELFEIANPCIGLCQSNKKGYCFGCLRSRTERRRWHDMTTEQQREVLRLIAGRKLRIEQMRQRKGEQLGFDFEEVVETGELF, encoded by the coding sequence ATGAACCAACAGTTTGAGCTGTTTGAGATTGCCAATCCATGCATTGGTCTTTGCCAAAGCAATAAAAAAGGCTATTGCTTTGGTTGCCTGCGCAGTCGAACGGAGCGCCGGCGATGGCATGATATGACGACAGAGCAGCAACGCGAGGTGCTAAGGCTTATCGCAGGACGTAAGCTGCGTATAGAGCAAATGAGACAGCGTAAGGGCGAGCAGTTGGGGTTTGATTTTGAAGAAGTGGTTGAGACTGGTGAGTTGTTTTAA